The sequence below is a genomic window from Ruminiclostridium josui JCM 17888.
TATGATTAATCGTGATTTAGTAAGAGGGGATTTTAATATAAAAGACTATATTGATGATTCATTTATCAAAAAAGCCCTTGGAAAATAATTTGTTATTGTGAATATGTTCACGGGAAGGAAGTAATATGACAATTAAACTTGAAAATTGGAGAAAAGAAGAATTAGGTATCAATGATGTTATTAAAAAATACCCGGATGTTTCAAGATTTGTAATTCTGAAGACTGATGTACAACGCAGAGGCTATGCTTTGTCAGATAAGGCGAGAGAATTGTTTGACCCTGATATCCATCAGTCAAAGGGAAGAACTGTATTTATTAATAGGGAGAACATAAATCCTTCAGGATTAATTCTACGTGACGGAACATTAATCGTAGGAAGCTACACAGAAGAAGCTAATTTCGGAATACGGGATCCATATTTAGTGGATGTGGTGAATGGTAAATTGGTTCTCACAGATCAGGGAGAAGTACTGGAGGAAGTAGAATATTGGAGAAAGCCCCACTTCTTTGATAAACTTACCAGCAAAGGTAATCCTATGTGGCAGATTGTTGGCTCCAGGCCTCAACGTTTTGATATTGCACTTAACAAACACTGCCATTTTTGGGATAAACCAGGAGGTGGCTGCAAGTATTGCACAATAGGCTCTTTAGCAAAAGAGAATAAAGATAAAAATATTTCAAATTTATTGGATATTGATGAGGTCTTTGAAGCAGTGCAAGAGGGACTAAAGCAAAAGGGGAGATTTACCACTTTCTGCTTGACAATGGGCTCAATACTTACAGGAGAAGAGCTATTTGACCATGAAATTCAATTGTACGTTGATTTATTTTCAAAGTTGAAGAAATTGTTCAAAGAGAATAAGATTCATGCTCAAATTGTTGGTTCTGCATACTCCAAAAAGCAACTAGAAGTACTCCGAGATAAAACAGGTGTTATATCCTATACTACTGACCTTGAAGTGTTGAACCCTAAGCTTTTTGAATGGATTTGCCCAGGGAAGGCAGAATTTGTTGGATATAATGAATGGAAGAAACGTCTTTATGATGCTGTTGAGGTATTTGGAAAGGGTAATGTAAATACAGGTATTGT
It includes:
- a CDS encoding radical SAM protein, giving the protein MTIKLENWRKEELGINDVIKKYPDVSRFVILKTDVQRRGYALSDKARELFDPDIHQSKGRTVFINRENINPSGLILRDGTLIVGSYTEEANFGIRDPYLVDVVNGKLVLTDQGEVLEEVEYWRKPHFFDKLTSKGNPMWQIVGSRPQRFDIALNKHCHFWDKPGGGCKYCTIGSLAKENKDKNISNLLDIDEVFEAVQEGLKQKGRFTTFCLTMGSILTGEELFDHEIQLYVDLFSKLKKLFKENKIHAQIVGSAYSKKQLEVLRDKTGVISYTTDLEVLNPKLFEWICPGKAEFVGYNEWKKRLYDAVEVFGKGNVNTGIVGGVDLAQPYGYKTEAESLKANFAEAEELAKHGVSVINSVWHVSPGTYFHNQIPPSLEYYVQLSKGLNDIREAYGIDVYFDDYRRCGNHPSSDLARI